The sequence ATTGTAGCTTTGTAAAGTATAGCGTTCTAATAGTTTTGTAGCGTCTGGAAAATCGTTTGAAAGTTTGTAGTTAAATTTTAACGCTTCCGATTGATTGAATTCATATTCACTATTCCATTGTGGTTCAAAATAGGTTTTATTTGTGGTATAATTTTCTAAAATTTGTCTCGTTTTTAAATGATAGAAATGCGTGTAAAGTGCCGGTTTATTAACCCATTTTCCAATTTTAAATTTATATTCAAAACCTACATAAAAATCATTTAATAAATAGTTCAAATCATTACCAAAACCACCTGTAGCAAAATCGTTTATTGTACCATCGGTTAAGTATTGCTTTTCGGTAATTTCTAAACTGGTTGTTCCAAAGTTGTTTCCAATATTGGTATAGATATGATTGTAATTATTCAAAATCCAATAATGTTTGAACAAAGCATCAATACTGTTATTTTTTACTTTTTTAATTTGCTCAATCGTATAAAAACTATCATTCTGCAAAGGAATTAGTCCCGTTAAAAACTCGGTATCGGTTAACCAACTATTTTGCGGCTTTTTGTTTTCATAACTTTGATTGATTACAAAAGTAGTCGTGTGATTTTTGTTTTTATATTGTTTGTGCCATTCTAAAAACTGTTTCACCTGACTATTGTCGGCATTGTTTATGTTTTCGAAGGTGTTTTGTTGTCCGTCTCTTATAGAAAGAATTTGCGAAGTAATGTCGTTAGTGCTAAATTGATATTGTGAGTTGTAAAACCATCTCGATTGATCGCTTGGGCTGTAATTAAGCTTAATGTTTCCTATGCCTAGAATACTTTTGTTATTTCCTTTGTTTGTTTTGTCTTCGAAGGTGAAGCTACTGTTTTGTAAATATTCGTTTTGACTTTCAGAAAGTGTTGCTGTAAATAGTTTTGAGAAGATACCAAAACCTTCAACATCTAATTTACTATTGATTTCTTGACGAAAATTGAATGCTCCAAATTGCGATTTGTTTTCAATAACATCGGTGTTTCCTGTCGCAAAACTGTAAAGGTTCGTAAGTTGTTTTCTACCCGAAATGAAACTACTTGCACCACCTTGAAAACGCATCATATCCTCAAAAGTAAAGGTACGTTTCCCTATGTTGTTGATGTCTCCAATGAAACTTACGTTGGTTTTTGGACTATAGTAGAACAAAGCAGTATGTAGTAAATGAAAACCATTGTCGTTGGCTACTTCTGCACCCGCTTCAAGATCGCCAAATACAAATTTCTTTTTATCTTCTTTCAGCTTCACATTCATAGCAAGTTCATCGCTATCCGATACTTGTTTTAGAAAACCTACTTTATTAAAATTGTCAATTACTTCAATTTTGTCTAACGCATCGGCAGGAATATTTTCTACAGCCAATTTGGAACCACCACCAAAAAATGATTTTCCTTCCACCATCATTTGGGTTACTTTTTTCCCTTGCACAGTTACCGAGCCGTCTTTGCCAACTTCTACACCAGGCAATTTTTCAAGAACTTCTTTCATTTTTCGTTCGTTACCATTAGCAAACGATTGCACATTATAAATGAGGGTGTCTTTTTTTACAATGATGGGTTTGTATTCATAATCGATAACAATTTCTTTGAGTTGTTGTCCAGTTTCTTTGAGTTTAAAATGATGCTCTTTTAGTTCGCTGTTGGCTTCAAGGTTTAAAATAGCCTCTTTATATCCTAAATAGGAAACACGAACTTCATAGGGCACTCCTTTTTCTAATTCTAATTTGTAGCGTCCAAAATGATCGGCAATAGAAAATTTTAACCCTTGTTTTTCTACTAAGGGCTTGGCTATAACATTGGCATTGGCTAACGGATTTCCTAACGAATCTTTCACGGTCCCTGTTAGGGTTTGAGCGTGAGAAAAATAGCTTGCAAGTAGTAGGAATAGGTATTTGTGCATTAATTAAAAAGTAATTTTGTTTAAAAATTTGATTGTTCTTTTAGTTTTTCTAAATGTTCATCCTCAGAAATGATTTTTCCCTT is a genomic window of Flavobacterium jumunjinense containing:
- a CDS encoding carboxypeptidase-like regulatory domain-containing protein, translating into MHKYLFLLLASYFSHAQTLTGTVKDSLGNPLANANVIAKPLVEKQGLKFSIADHFGRYKLELEKGVPYEVRVSYLGYKEAILNLEANSELKEHHFKLKETGQQLKEIVIDYEYKPIIVKKDTLIYNVQSFANGNERKMKEVLEKLPGVEVGKDGSVTVQGKKVTQMMVEGKSFFGGGSKLAVENIPADALDKIEVIDNFNKVGFLKQVSDSDELAMNVKLKEDKKKFVFGDLEAGAEVANDNGFHLLHTALFYYSPKTNVSFIGDINNIGKRTFTFEDMMRFQGGASSFISGRKQLTNLYSFATGNTDVIENKSQFGAFNFRQEINSKLDVEGFGIFSKLFTATLSESQNEYLQNSSFTFEDKTNKGNNKSILGIGNIKLNYSPSDQSRWFYNSQYQFSTNDITSQILSIRDGQQNTFENINNADNSQVKQFLEWHKQYKNKNHTTTFVINQSYENKKPQNSWLTDTEFLTGLIPLQNDSFYTIEQIKKVKNNSIDALFKHYWILNNYNHIYTNIGNNFGTTSLEITEKQYLTDGTINDFATGGFGNDLNYLLNDFYVGFEYKFKIGKWVNKPALYTHFYHLKTRQILENYTTNKTYFEPQWNSEYEFNQSEALKFNYKLSNDFPDATKLLERYTLQSYNSVFKGNALLKNERFHTASLRYSKTSMYRGLMLFANLNYNKKIKTIRNVIELAGINQFTTPTITDNPETNWRFYGNLSKKINRIRIQLNSNLSWFNYIQSLNGQTTSNNRNNQSVGLKIRTATKKWPSVSIGYDKSFSQFSGLTKSSFTNDVFSFDFDIDFLQHFNFKTDYEITFNENSNNQKTNYRIGNASLSYHKKDHPFRFELSAQNYLNNGTKINNSFSDFLISNNTTYILPRVIMLSISYKL